A portion of the Achromobacter sp. MFA1 R4 genome contains these proteins:
- a CDS encoding VRR-NUC domain-containing protein, with product MLPPHRYYYLHNFQRALAWVSDRYADLLDEDDCRFLADFAAMPQASQALMVRMLMRRGPWFRASRLVYEEIPAVQEAARPLEALGWLDARAPMSLDELFALLTKPELCRVFASRGAVRPGMRKADLLEALRAELPQARPYGEWDPDSAEAVWRVMVSQRCERLRLMFFGNLHQDWSEFVLADLGVFQYEAVPFDAASRAFQTREDVDCYLALHACRQALDEGAAVDDLLRAAQACASGNAWLEKRRAKVLLRIGQACERAQDWEAAQRAYACCDYPGARHRRIRVYERMQRFEEAMALALQAGSAPESEEESQRVARMMPRLRRGLGQGAAARIAPPVVPRTDLSLARPVQPSSVEYVTRDHLHQDDAPVHYVENALINSLFGLLCWPAVFAPLPGAFFHPFQRGPADLESPDFHARRQAQFDACLAHLDTHTYRDVILRRYADKAGVQSPFVFWGALSETLLAQALDCVPAAHLKLLFTRMLRDVKGNRTGLPDLVRFWPAERRYELIEVKGPGDKLQDNQIRWLQYCVAHGMPVRVCHVSWQGDAA from the coding sequence ATGTTGCCCCCGCACCGTTACTACTACCTGCACAATTTCCAGCGCGCGCTGGCGTGGGTCTCGGACCGCTACGCCGATCTGCTGGACGAAGACGACTGCCGCTTCCTGGCGGATTTTGCTGCCATGCCGCAGGCGTCGCAGGCCTTGATGGTGCGGATGCTGATGCGGCGCGGACCATGGTTCCGGGCCAGCCGGTTGGTCTACGAGGAAATCCCTGCGGTCCAAGAGGCGGCCCGGCCGCTGGAGGCGCTGGGATGGTTGGACGCGCGCGCACCGATGTCGCTGGACGAGCTGTTTGCGTTGCTGACCAAGCCCGAGCTGTGCCGTGTATTCGCGTCGCGCGGCGCGGTACGTCCGGGGATGCGCAAGGCCGATCTGCTGGAGGCGTTGCGGGCCGAGCTGCCGCAGGCCCGGCCCTATGGCGAGTGGGACCCGGATTCCGCCGAAGCCGTGTGGCGCGTGATGGTGTCGCAACGCTGCGAACGCCTGCGCCTCATGTTCTTTGGCAATCTGCATCAGGACTGGTCGGAGTTCGTGCTGGCGGACCTGGGCGTGTTCCAGTACGAAGCCGTGCCGTTCGACGCCGCGTCGCGGGCATTCCAGACGCGCGAGGACGTCGATTGCTATCTGGCCTTGCATGCCTGCCGCCAGGCGCTGGACGAAGGCGCGGCCGTGGACGACCTGCTGCGCGCCGCGCAGGCGTGCGCCAGCGGCAATGCCTGGCTCGAAAAGCGCCGCGCCAAGGTGCTGCTGCGGATCGGGCAGGCCTGCGAGCGGGCGCAGGACTGGGAGGCCGCGCAGCGCGCCTATGCGTGTTGCGATTATCCCGGCGCGCGGCATCGGCGCATCCGCGTGTATGAACGGATGCAGCGGTTCGAGGAAGCGATGGCGCTGGCCTTGCAGGCCGGCAGCGCGCCCGAAAGCGAGGAAGAGAGCCAGCGCGTGGCGCGCATGATGCCGCGGCTGCGGCGCGGGCTGGGGCAGGGCGCGGCGGCGCGCATCGCCCCGCCGGTCGTGCCGCGCACCGACCTGTCGCTCGCGCGCCCGGTGCAGCCGTCGTCGGTGGAGTACGTGACGCGCGATCACCTGCATCAGGACGACGCCCCGGTTCATTACGTCGAGAACGCGCTGATCAATTCGCTGTTCGGCCTGCTATGTTGGCCCGCGGTGTTTGCGCCGTTGCCTGGCGCTTTCTTCCACCCCTTCCAGCGCGGCCCCGCCGATCTTGAATCGCCAGACTTCCACGCGCGTCGGCAGGCGCAGTTCGACGCGTGCCTTGCGCACCTGGATACGCACACCTATCGCGACGTCATCCTTCGGCGATACGCCGACAAGGCTGGCGTGCAATCGCCGTTCGTGTTCTGGGGCGCGTTGTCCGAAACCTTGCTGGCGCAGGCGCTGGACTGCGTTCCCGCCGCGCACCTGAAACTGCTTTTCACGCGCATGCTGCGCGACGTCAAGGGCAACCGGACCGGCCTGCCGGATCTGGTGCGCTTCTGGCCGGCCGAGCGCCGCTATGAACTGATCGAGGTGAAGGGGCCTGGCGACAAGTTGCAGGACAACCAGATCCGCTGGCTGCAATACTGCGTCGCGCACGGCATGCCGGTGCGTGTCTGCCACGTGAGCTGGCAGGGGGATGCGGCATGA
- a CDS encoding GMC family oxidoreductase: MAIKKDKVDAVLVGFGWTGAILGQELTEAGLQVLALERGGMQDTPKDAEYPKVIDELKYSVRGYLFQDLSKETVTIRHGVDDVAVPYRQNGSFLLGTGVGGAGFHWNGMHYRVLPEELELRTRYETRYGKKFIPEGMTIQDFGVTYDELEPHFTKFEYVCGTSGKAGNLDGKIVEGGNPLEGKRSKEFPLPPLATTYGASLFEKAAREVGFNPYPTPAANASGPYTNPYGVRLGPCNFCGFCENYGCYMYSKASPQTTILPVLLKKPNFELRTRSQVIKVNLDSTGKKAVGVTYIDAEGREIEQPADLVILSAYQMHNVRLLLLSGIGKPYDPKTNEGVVGKNYAYQMNGAVNVLLPKGTQLNPFVGTGAGGVGMDDLNGDQFDHGPLGFVGGASIRHVRYGGRPIKQTPTTPGTPTWGTAWKAGVQDAYQRFMTIGISGSVMSYRDAYLSLDPTYKDAYGQPLLRMTFDWHDNEFDMLGYMGKRMETVAKAMNPEKHFVAVRKKGARYDTRVYQSTHNTGGAIMGSNPKESVVNKYLQSWDVPNVFVMGACVFPQNMGYNPTGLVGALAYWAAQAIREQYLKNPGPLVQA; this comes from the coding sequence ATGGCGATCAAGAAAGACAAAGTTGATGCAGTGTTGGTCGGGTTCGGCTGGACCGGCGCGATCCTGGGTCAGGAGCTGACCGAGGCGGGCCTGCAGGTGCTGGCGCTGGAACGTGGCGGCATGCAGGACACGCCCAAGGACGCCGAGTATCCCAAGGTGATCGACGAGCTGAAGTATTCGGTGCGCGGTTATCTGTTCCAGGACCTGTCCAAGGAAACCGTGACGATCCGCCACGGCGTGGACGACGTGGCGGTGCCGTATCGTCAGAATGGTTCGTTCCTGCTGGGAACGGGCGTGGGCGGGGCGGGCTTTCACTGGAACGGCATGCACTATCGCGTGCTGCCAGAAGAGCTGGAGCTGCGCACGCGCTACGAAACGCGCTACGGCAAGAAGTTCATCCCGGAAGGCATGACGATCCAGGACTTCGGCGTCACCTATGACGAGCTGGAGCCGCATTTCACCAAGTTCGAGTACGTCTGTGGCACGTCGGGCAAGGCCGGCAACCTGGATGGCAAGATCGTCGAAGGCGGCAACCCGTTGGAAGGCAAGCGCAGCAAGGAGTTCCCGCTGCCGCCGCTGGCCACGACCTATGGCGCGTCGCTGTTCGAGAAGGCGGCGCGCGAAGTCGGCTTCAATCCCTATCCCACGCCTGCCGCCAACGCATCCGGTCCGTACACCAACCCGTACGGCGTGCGGCTTGGCCCCTGCAATTTCTGTGGCTTCTGCGAAAACTACGGCTGCTACATGTATTCGAAGGCCTCGCCGCAGACCACGATTCTGCCGGTGCTGCTGAAGAAGCCGAATTTCGAGCTGCGCACGCGTTCGCAGGTGATCAAGGTCAACCTGGATTCGACCGGCAAGAAGGCCGTGGGCGTGACCTATATCGACGCCGAGGGCCGCGAGATCGAGCAGCCCGCCGACCTGGTGATCCTGTCGGCCTACCAGATGCACAACGTGCGCCTGTTGCTGCTGTCGGGCATCGGCAAGCCCTACGACCCGAAGACCAATGAAGGCGTGGTCGGCAAGAACTACGCGTACCAGATGAACGGCGCGGTCAACGTGCTGCTGCCCAAGGGCACGCAGTTGAACCCGTTCGTGGGTACTGGCGCGGGCGGCGTGGGCATGGACGACCTGAACGGCGACCAGTTCGACCACGGTCCGCTGGGCTTCGTCGGCGGGGCCAGCATCCGCCACGTGCGTTACGGCGGCCGTCCCATCAAGCAGACGCCGACGACGCCGGGCACCCCGACCTGGGGCACGGCCTGGAAGGCGGGCGTGCAGGACGCCTATCAGCGCTTCATGACCATCGGCATTTCCGGTTCGGTGATGTCGTACCGCGACGCGTACCTGTCGCTCGATCCGACCTACAAGGACGCCTACGGCCAGCCCCTGCTGCGCATGACGTTCGACTGGCACGACAATGAGTTCGACATGCTGGGCTACATGGGCAAGCGCATGGAGACCGTGGCCAAGGCCATGAATCCGGAGAAGCACTTCGTGGCGGTGCGCAAGAAGGGCGCGCGCTACGACACGCGCGTCTACCAGAGCACGCACAACACGGGCGGCGCGATCATGGGCTCCAATCCCAAGGAAAGCGTGGTCAACAAGTACCTGCAGAGCTGGGATGTGCCGAACGTGTTCGTGATGGGCGCCTGCGTGTTCCCGCAGAACATGGGCTACAACCCGACGGGGCTGGTCGGCGCCTTGGCCTATTGGGCCGCGCAGGCGATCCGCGAGCAGTACCTGAAGAACCCCGGCCCGCTGGTCCAGGCTTAA
- a CDS encoding NAD(P)/FAD-dependent oxidoreductase, translating into MLRLSEIKLPLNHTPEELPAAILKKLGIPASDLNGYTIFLRSYDARKKHNILLIYTLDVDVANEAALLKRFHDDRNVKPSPDTEYKFVAQAPAQLSKRPIVIGTGPCGLFAGLVLAQMGFKPIILERGKAVRERTKDTWGLWRKRILNPDSNVQFGEGGAGTFSDGKLYSQIKDPKHYGEKVLKEFVLAGAPEEILYVSKPHIGTFRLVGMVEVMRDTITKLGGEVRFSSKVETLHRENGKVTGVTLSNGEHIEADHVVLAIGHSARDTFQMLLDQGVFMEAKPFSIGFRIEHPQSLIDRARFGPNAGNPILGAADYKLVHHASNGRSVYSFCMCPGGTVVAATSEPNRVVTNGMSQYSRNERNANAGIVVGISPEVDYPEHVLAGVDFQRKWESQAFELGGRDYSAPGQLVGDFLEGKASTEFGSVLPSYTPGVHLTDLATALPDFAITAIREALPAFDKTIKGFNMPDAVLTGVETRTSSPIRIKRDNETLQSINTQGLFPAGEGAGYAGGILSAGVDGIKIAEAVALSIMGRQG; encoded by the coding sequence ATGTTGCGTCTGTCTGAAATCAAGCTGCCGTTGAACCACACGCCCGAGGAACTGCCCGCGGCAATCCTCAAGAAGCTGGGCATTCCGGCCAGCGACCTGAACGGCTACACCATCTTCCTGCGCAGCTACGACGCCCGCAAGAAGCACAACATCCTGCTCATCTACACGCTGGATGTCGACGTCGCCAACGAAGCCGCGCTGCTCAAGCGCTTTCACGACGACCGCAACGTCAAGCCTTCCCCCGACACCGAATACAAATTCGTCGCCCAGGCGCCCGCGCAGTTGTCCAAGCGCCCCATCGTCATCGGCACCGGCCCCTGTGGCCTGTTCGCCGGACTGGTGCTGGCGCAAATGGGCTTCAAGCCCATCATCCTGGAACGCGGCAAGGCCGTGCGCGAACGCACCAAGGACACCTGGGGCCTGTGGCGCAAGCGCATCCTGAACCCCGACTCCAACGTCCAGTTCGGCGAAGGCGGCGCCGGCACGTTCTCGGACGGCAAGCTCTACAGCCAGATCAAGGACCCCAAGCACTACGGCGAAAAAGTCCTCAAGGAATTCGTCCTGGCTGGCGCGCCGGAGGAAATCCTTTACGTCAGCAAACCGCACATCGGCACGTTCCGCCTGGTCGGCATGGTCGAAGTCATGCGCGACACCATCACCAAGCTGGGCGGCGAAGTCCGCTTCTCCAGCAAGGTCGAAACGCTGCACCGCGAGAACGGCAAGGTCACCGGCGTCACGCTCTCCAATGGCGAACACATCGAAGCCGACCACGTCGTCCTCGCCATCGGCCACAGCGCCCGCGACACCTTCCAGATGCTGCTCGACCAGGGCGTCTTCATGGAAGCCAAGCCGTTCTCGATCGGCTTCCGGATCGAACACCCGCAATCCCTCATCGACCGCGCACGCTTCGGCCCCAACGCCGGCAACCCGATCCTGGGCGCCGCCGACTACAAGCTGGTGCACCACGCCAGCAACGGCCGCTCCGTCTACAGCTTCTGTATGTGCCCGGGCGGCACGGTCGTCGCGGCAACGTCCGAGCCCAACCGCGTCGTCACCAACGGCATGAGCCAATACTCGCGCAACGAACGCAACGCCAACGCGGGCATCGTCGTGGGCATTTCACCCGAGGTCGACTACCCCGAACACGTCCTCGCCGGCGTCGACTTCCAGCGCAAATGGGAATCCCAGGCCTTCGAATTGGGCGGCCGCGACTACAGCGCGCCGGGACAACTGGTAGGCGACTTCCTGGAAGGCAAGGCATCGACCGAATTCGGCTCCGTGCTGCCCTCGTACACGCCGGGCGTGCACCTGACCGACCTGGCAACCGCCCTGCCCGACTTCGCCATCACCGCGATTCGCGAAGCGCTGCCGGCGTTCGACAAGACCATCAAGGGCTTCAACATGCCGGATGCGGTGCTGACAGGGGTGGAAACGCGGACGTCCTCGCCGATTCGCATCAAGCGGGATAACGAGACGCTGCAAAGCATCAACACGCAGGGATTGTTCCCGGCGGGCGAAGGCGCGGGTTACGCCGGTGGGATTCTGTCGGCGGGGGTGGATGGGATCAAGATTGCGGAAGCGGTGGCGCTGAGCATCATGGGGCGTCAGGGATAA
- a CDS encoding ATP-dependent DNA helicase: MSYAVAVRALCEFTARAGDLDLRFTPAPSGLEGMAGHAVVTGRRGPEYETEVSLSGAFEGLLVRGRADGYDPVANQLEEIKTYRGQFDSVRENHRVVHWAQARVYGHLLCQARGLESVRVALVYFNVATEEETVLVETHDAAALAAFFQQQCERFLAWAKTELAHRQTRDAALEKLAFPHGEFRAGQRDLAVAVYRTARDGRCLMAQAPTGIGKTLGTIFPLLKASPGSGLDKVFFLAAKGSGRGLAVEALDTINAQPAAPGLRVLDLQARDKSCVHPDLACHGDSCPLARGFYDRLPDARAAALARHTRLDAPAVRATALEHDVCPYYLSQELIRWSDVVVGDYNYYYDATAMLYALTQAHQWKVAVLVDEAHNLVDRARRMYTGELDQHRLTAARHAAPKALKKPLDGLHRSWNALNKKQAERYQAYEAAPAGVLAAVQKAVAAITEHIGQTPLPQDDPLLGFYFEALHFVRLAEQFGSHALFDVTLGDVGFAGAKTPPSTLCVRNVIPAPYLAARYAGAHATVLFSGTLSPQQFYRDTLGLPKDTPWIDVAAPFQAEQLAVRVVGNVSTRYRDRERSLAPIADLIARQYAERPGNYLGFLSSFDYLKGVADLMRERHPQVPIWLQTPGMDEPGRAAFLARFTETGQGVGFAVLGGAFSEGVDLPGRRLIGAFIATLGLPQVNPVNENMKRAMDLRYGQENGYDYTYLYPGMQKVVQAAGRVIRTEHDVGTVHLIDDRYRRAKVRGLLPGWWRVD, translated from the coding sequence ATGAGCTACGCGGTGGCGGTGCGCGCGCTGTGCGAGTTCACGGCCCGGGCGGGCGACCTGGATCTGCGCTTCACGCCCGCGCCCAGCGGCCTGGAGGGCATGGCGGGGCATGCGGTGGTGACGGGGCGGCGGGGCCCCGAATACGAGACCGAGGTTTCCCTGTCCGGCGCTTTTGAAGGCCTGCTGGTGCGCGGCCGCGCCGACGGCTACGACCCCGTGGCCAACCAGTTGGAAGAGATCAAGACCTACCGCGGTCAATTCGACAGCGTGCGCGAGAACCACCGCGTGGTGCATTGGGCGCAGGCGCGCGTTTACGGCCATCTGCTGTGCCAGGCGCGGGGCCTGGAGAGCGTGCGCGTGGCGCTGGTGTACTTCAACGTGGCGACCGAAGAAGAGACGGTGCTGGTGGAAACGCACGATGCCGCGGCGCTTGCCGCCTTCTTTCAGCAGCAATGCGAGCGGTTCCTGGCCTGGGCAAAGACGGAATTGGCGCATCGCCAGACGCGCGACGCGGCGCTGGAAAAGCTGGCGTTCCCGCATGGCGAATTCCGCGCCGGACAGCGCGATCTGGCGGTGGCCGTGTACCGCACGGCGCGGGACGGCCGCTGCCTGATGGCGCAGGCGCCCACGGGCATCGGCAAGACGCTCGGGACGATATTTCCGCTGCTCAAGGCCAGTCCGGGTTCCGGCCTGGACAAGGTGTTCTTCCTTGCTGCAAAGGGTTCCGGACGGGGGTTGGCGGTCGAGGCGCTGGACACGATCAACGCGCAGCCTGCGGCGCCCGGCCTGCGCGTCCTGGACCTGCAGGCCCGCGACAAGAGCTGCGTGCATCCCGACCTGGCCTGCCATGGCGATTCCTGCCCGCTGGCGCGAGGCTTCTATGACCGCCTGCCCGACGCGCGCGCCGCGGCGCTGGCGCGTCATACCCGGCTGGACGCGCCGGCCGTGCGCGCCACTGCCCTGGAACATGACGTCTGCCCGTATTACCTGTCGCAGGAGCTGATCCGGTGGAGCGACGTGGTGGTGGGCGACTACAACTACTACTACGACGCCACCGCGATGCTTTACGCCCTGACGCAGGCGCATCAATGGAAGGTGGCGGTGCTGGTGGACGAGGCCCACAATCTGGTGGACCGCGCGCGCCGCATGTACACGGGCGAGCTCGACCAGCACCGGCTCACGGCCGCGCGCCACGCCGCGCCCAAGGCCTTGAAGAAGCCGCTGGATGGGCTGCATCGGTCCTGGAATGCGTTGAACAAGAAGCAGGCTGAACGCTACCAGGCGTACGAAGCTGCGCCGGCGGGCGTGCTGGCGGCGGTGCAGAAGGCGGTCGCGGCCATCACTGAGCACATCGGCCAGACGCCGCTGCCGCAGGACGATCCGCTGCTTGGCTTTTACTTCGAGGCGCTGCATTTCGTGCGGCTGGCGGAGCAGTTCGGCTCGCATGCGCTGTTCGATGTGACGTTGGGCGACGTGGGGTTCGCCGGCGCCAAGACGCCGCCGTCCACGCTGTGCGTGCGCAACGTGATACCTGCCCCGTACCTGGCCGCGCGCTATGCGGGGGCGCACGCCACGGTGCTGTTTTCGGGCACGCTGAGTCCGCAGCAGTTCTATCGCGACACGCTGGGGCTGCCCAAGGACACGCCGTGGATCGACGTGGCCGCGCCGTTCCAGGCGGAACAACTGGCGGTGCGGGTCGTGGGCAATGTATCCACGCGCTATCGCGACCGCGAGCGCTCGCTGGCGCCCATTGCCGACCTGATCGCGCGCCAATATGCCGAGCGTCCCGGCAATTACCTGGGCTTCCTGAGCAGCTTCGACTACCTGAAGGGCGTGGCCGACCTGATGCGCGAGCGCCATCCGCAGGTGCCGATCTGGCTGCAGACGCCGGGCATGGACGAGCCCGGCCGCGCGGCGTTCCTGGCGCGCTTCACGGAAACGGGGCAGGGCGTGGGCTTCGCGGTGTTGGGCGGCGCGTTTTCGGAAGGGGTGGACCTGCCGGGCAGGCGGTTGATCGGCGCGTTCATCGCCACGCTGGGCCTGCCGCAGGTCAATCCGGTGAACGAAAACATGAAGCGCGCCATGGACCTGCGCTATGGCCAAGAGAACGGCTACGACTACACCTACCTGTATCCCGGCATGCAGAAGGTGGTGCAGGCGGCGGGCCGGGTCATCCGCACGGAGCACGACGTTGGCACGGTGCATCTCATCGACGATCGTTACCGGCGCGCCAAGGTGCGCGGGTTGTTGCCGGGCTGGTGGCGGGTGGACTGA
- a CDS encoding cytochrome c, producing the protein MLKQTIVAAVSAMSALVASAAFAADGTTASTDAQMIKQGEYLSRAGDCIACHTAKGGKPFAGGLGIDSPLGMIYSTNITPDKETGIGNYSLEDFDQAVRHGVAKDGHSLYPAMPYTAYAKVTPEDVKALYAYFMHGVEPVKQENKDTDIVWPMSMRWPLTVWRWMFAPDVATAPVTVNASGADKQALLRGQYLVEGLGHCSTCHTPRGVALQEKALTDADGAAFLSGGVVEGWLAKNLRGDATDGLGSWSKEDIATFLKSGRNGHSAAFGGMAQVVEESTQHLTDDDLNAIAVYLKSLPPVNKDATKPLAYDETVAQALRTGKDKSDGAMAFLNNCAACHRSTGKGYTETFPQLALSSTVNSADPASLIHIVLKGAQMPGTASAPTAYAMPGFDWRMTDKEVADVVSFVRSSWGNQGATVTASDVAKVRKEIGAAPQPVRAQ; encoded by the coding sequence ATGTTGAAGCAGACCATTGTTGCGGCCGTCTCGGCCATGTCGGCCCTGGTTGCCAGCGCGGCGTTCGCGGCCGACGGCACGACGGCATCGACCGATGCACAGATGATCAAGCAGGGCGAGTACCTGTCCCGCGCCGGCGACTGTATCGCCTGCCACACGGCCAAGGGCGGCAAGCCTTTTGCCGGCGGCCTGGGGATCGATTCGCCGCTGGGCATGATCTATTCCACGAATATCACGCCGGACAAGGAAACGGGGATCGGCAACTATTCGCTCGAGGACTTCGACCAGGCCGTGCGCCACGGCGTGGCCAAGGACGGACATTCGCTGTACCCGGCCATGCCTTACACCGCGTACGCCAAGGTCACGCCCGAGGACGTGAAGGCCTTGTACGCCTACTTCATGCACGGCGTCGAGCCCGTGAAGCAGGAGAACAAGGACACCGACATCGTGTGGCCCATGTCCATGCGCTGGCCGTTGACGGTGTGGCGCTGGATGTTCGCGCCCGACGTGGCGACGGCTCCGGTCACGGTAAACGCCAGCGGCGCCGACAAGCAGGCGCTGCTGCGCGGCCAGTACCTCGTTGAAGGCCTGGGCCATTGCAGCACGTGCCACACGCCGCGCGGCGTGGCCTTGCAGGAAAAGGCGCTGACGGATGCGGACGGTGCCGCATTCCTGTCGGGCGGCGTGGTGGAAGGCTGGCTGGCCAAGAACCTGCGCGGCGACGCCACGGACGGTCTGGGTAGCTGGAGCAAGGAGGACATCGCGACCTTCCTGAAGTCCGGCCGCAACGGCCATTCGGCGGCTTTCGGCGGGATGGCCCAGGTGGTCGAGGAAAGCACGCAGCACCTCACCGACGACGACCTGAACGCGATTGCGGTGTACCTGAAGAGCCTGCCGCCGGTGAACAAGGACGCCACCAAGCCCCTGGCCTATGACGAGACCGTGGCGCAAGCGCTGCGCACCGGCAAGGACAAGAGCGACGGCGCCATGGCCTTCCTGAACAACTGCGCGGCCTGCCACCGCAGCACGGGCAAGGGTTACACCGAGACCTTCCCGCAGCTGGCGCTGAGCTCGACGGTCAACTCGGCCGATCCGGCCTCGCTGATCCACATCGTGCTCAAGGGCGCGCAGATGCCGGGCACGGCGTCCGCCCCGACCGCGTACGCGATGCCGGGCTTTGACTGGCGCATGACCGACAAGGAGGTCGCCGACGTGGTGAGCTTCGTGCGGTCGAGCTGGGGCAACCAGGGCGCGACGGTCACCGCGTCCGACGTGGCCAAGGTGCGCAAGGAGATCGGCGCGGCGCCGCAGCCGGTGCGCGCGCAGTAA
- a CDS encoding SDR family NAD(P)-dependent oxidoreductase gives MTNYPQLFSLKGKTAVVLGAASGIGQASAHALGAMGAYVMCADRDECGAQATATQIVDAGGSAGWAQTDAASGEAIAALAAKVLVEQGRIDIAVATPALNIRKLIVDYTEEEFDQVVNLNLRGAFHFMRHFGRPMMKQGAGSMILCSSMRAVTIEPGLGIYAATKAGIEQMVKAFAAEVGGYGVRVNAVMPSIIETRLTEPLKERPDIYNTYAGHTVLNRWGQPSEVGAAVAFLASDAASYISGSSLAVDAGWTAIDGPPTGLTQTRPSE, from the coding sequence ATGACCAACTACCCCCAACTATTCAGCCTGAAAGGCAAAACCGCGGTCGTGCTGGGCGCCGCTTCCGGCATCGGCCAGGCATCCGCGCATGCACTGGGCGCGATGGGCGCCTATGTGATGTGCGCCGACCGCGACGAGTGCGGCGCGCAGGCTACTGCGACGCAGATCGTTGACGCAGGCGGTTCGGCCGGCTGGGCGCAGACCGATGCCGCCAGCGGTGAGGCCATCGCGGCGCTGGCCGCCAAGGTGCTGGTCGAACAAGGCAGGATAGACATCGCGGTGGCGACGCCCGCGTTGAACATCCGCAAGCTGATCGTGGACTACACCGAAGAAGAATTCGACCAGGTCGTGAACCTGAACCTGCGCGGCGCTTTCCACTTCATGCGCCACTTCGGCCGGCCGATGATGAAGCAGGGCGCGGGCAGCATGATCCTGTGTTCGTCGATGCGCGCCGTGACGATCGAGCCCGGGCTGGGCATCTATGCGGCCACCAAGGCCGGTATCGAACAGATGGTCAAGGCCTTCGCGGCCGAGGTCGGCGGTTATGGTGTGCGTGTAAACGCGGTGATGCCGAGCATCATCGAGACCCGTCTGACCGAACCGCTGAAGGAGCGTCCGGACATTTACAACACGTACGCCGGGCATACCGTGCTGAACCGCTGGGGCCAGCCGTCCGAGGTGGGCGCGGCGGTGGCGTTTCTGGCGTCGGATGCGGCCAGCTATATTTCGGGCAGCAGCCTGGCGGTGGATGCCGGGTGGACGGCGATTGACGGGCCGCCGACTGGGTTGACGCAGACGCGGCCGTCGGAATAG
- a CDS encoding gluconate 2-dehydrogenase subunit 3 family protein translates to MTDDAKPRRRFLQAMAIVPASTLAVGGLTVGCTNAADGNAAQAAKPYEPTYFTQAEWAFIVAAVDHLIPADEYGPGAIAAGVPEFIDRQMETPFGHGKLWYMDGPFHTDQVPELGYQLNQNPRQVYRHGIEACDAWCVKTHGKVFAQLDKALQEQILKDLQAGKIVFESVPSKTFFSFLLANTKEGFFADPIYGGNKGMVGWKMVGFPGARADFMDWVDQPNVKYPYGPVSISGEKG, encoded by the coding sequence ATGACTGATGACGCAAAGCCGCGCCGGCGGTTTCTGCAGGCGATGGCCATTGTGCCAGCGTCCACGCTGGCGGTCGGCGGCCTGACGGTCGGCTGTACCAACGCCGCCGACGGCAACGCCGCGCAAGCGGCCAAGCCTTACGAGCCCACCTATTTCACCCAGGCCGAATGGGCCTTCATCGTTGCCGCGGTGGATCACTTGATTCCAGCCGACGAATACGGTCCGGGCGCCATCGCGGCCGGCGTGCCCGAGTTCATTGATCGGCAGATGGAAACGCCTTTCGGCCACGGCAAGCTTTGGTACATGGATGGGCCGTTCCACACCGACCAGGTGCCGGAACTGGGCTATCAACTGAACCAGAATCCCCGCCAGGTGTACCGCCATGGCATCGAGGCCTGTGACGCCTGGTGCGTGAAGACGCACGGCAAGGTGTTCGCGCAGCTCGACAAGGCTTTGCAGGAGCAGATCCTGAAGGACCTGCAGGCCGGCAAGATCGTGTTCGAGTCGGTGCCGTCCAAGACGTTCTTCAGCTTCCTGCTGGCCAACACCAAGGAAGGCTTTTTTGCCGATCCGATCTATGGCGGCAACAAGGGCATGGTCGGCTGGAAGATGGTGGGCTTTCCCGGCGCGCGCGCCGACTTTATGGATTGGGTGGACCAGCCCAATGTGAAGTACCCCTATGGCCCCGTGTCGATTTCTGGGGAGAAGGGTTAA